In a genomic window of Pseudomonadota bacterium:
- a CDS encoding TonB-dependent receptor, which translates to MIFKFLKLLGLGFLALCLFMPQNVRAQEDENCPDCPKKEDSIEDERVKLGDVFVHAFGGGAVTYTPTSTLVDVDKYVKAGKVERIEDILMNIAGIDVLKSSGAPDAQAVVMMRGFDDSRFIVAMDGRPLTGSTGKQNTTIDWSALPLSDIEKIEIIRGGASAAYESAEGGVINIITKKGRKRDSPVPRLTYTQDYSANSDYTNAISHSERVNVDGGVGGLTYYLNYGHRDDEAYLNNNDFSGEDYSARFNYQFPFQGILFLSYKGSSTETGNNVVNWPGVAGYDPDYPKVPEDADTIRYRAISYDYPGKNYKERSVKHMDVAFEQPIKDTKLKIYYYNTQNYEKLYYFTSTGVPTTYGGDEITERHVGGGIKWSLYPFKNNSLTLGYNFKRTEAKELHDIFRIHAGYFEDLWNISDKWMMKTGLRVSKARQQTYPFKLSDEAASSRHLYNDWFILPKFALTYNFNPETNVYVSVAKDYDTPGC; encoded by the coding sequence ATGATATTTAAATTTTTAAAATTATTAGGACTGGGCTTTTTAGCTTTATGCCTGTTCATGCCTCAGAACGTAAGGGCACAGGAGGATGAAAATTGCCCTGACTGTCCTAAAAAAGAAGATTCTATTGAGGATGAACGTGTTAAGCTGGGAGATGTTTTTGTCCACGCTTTTGGCGGGGGTGCTGTAACATATACTCCTACCAGTACTTTAGTGGATGTGGATAAATATGTAAAAGCAGGCAAAGTAGAAAGAATAGAAGACATACTTATGAACATTGCCGGAATTGATGTGTTGAAAAGTTCCGGAGCTCCTGATGCACAGGCTGTTGTTATGATGAGAGGATTTGATGACAGCCGTTTTATTGTGGCAATGGACGGAAGACCACTAACAGGTTCAACCGGAAAGCAAAACACAACAATAGATTGGTCTGCTTTACCTTTAAGTGATATCGAAAAGATAGAGATTATCAGAGGTGGTGCATCAGCCGCTTATGAAAGTGCAGAAGGCGGTGTCATAAATATCATTACAAAAAAAGGAAGAAAAAGAGACTCTCCGGTTCCGAGACTGACATATACGCAGGATTATTCGGCAAATTCTGATTACACCAATGCAATTTCACATAGTGAAAGAGTCAACGTAGACGGGGGTGTGGGAGGTCTTACCTATTATTTAAATTACGGACACCGCGACGATGAAGCGTATTTGAATAATAATGATTTCTCCGGTGAAGACTATTCGGCCAGGTTTAATTATCAATTCCCCTTTCAAGGAATTTTGTTCTTAAGTTATAAAGGCTCATCCACGGAAACGGGGAACAATGTAGTAAACTGGCCCGGTGTTGCAGGATATGATCCGGATTATCCCAAAGTTCCCGAAGATGCGGATACGATAAGATATAGGGCGATATCCTATGATTATCCTGGTAAAAATTACAAGGAAAGATCCGTAAAGCACATGGATGTGGCTTTTGAACAGCCGATAAAGGATACAAAGTTAAAAATATACTACTACAATACTCAAAATTATGAGAAACTTTACTATTTTACATCTACAGGTGTTCCCACGACATATGGCGGTGATGAGATAACCGAAAGACATGTCGGAGGGGGCATCAAATGGTCTTTGTATCCTTTTAAAAATAATTCACTCACACTCGGGTATAATTTTAAAAGAACTGAAGCCAAGGAATTACATGATATTTTTAGAATCCATGCGGGATATTTTGAAGACTTGTGGAATATTTCCGATAAATGGATGATGAAAACCGGCCTGCGTGTTTCAAAGGCAAGACAGCAAACTTATCCTTTTAAGCTTTCCGATGAAGCGGCTTCTTCAAGGCATTTATACAATGACTGGTTCATCTTACCAAAATTTGCCTTAACATATAATTTCAATCCGGAAACCAATGTATATGTATCCGT